GCAGCCTCGCCTTGACATAAATGAAAGCTCAAGTAACCTCCCTAGTCCAAACAGGGCTACGGAGGTTACTTATTTAGGCTCGATTGGATCTTAAATACCCCTGCCTTATACCTGCTTATGGCTAGGCTAAAGGCAACTAGACAGGCTAGTCCAGGGTTGCAGACGATTGCAGGTGGGCTTCTAAGAACCACAGGCGCATATCAACGGCGCGCGAGATCTCGGTGTAGAGATCAGCGGTGTCCTTGTCTCCTAGAGAATCAGAGTCGTCAATAGCCGTACGGATGCGGCTGCTGTACTGGCCGTAGCGCTCGACGAGGGCTTCGACGTGCTCTCTGCCTTCAACAGCTCCCAGGGGATACTCCGGTAAGGCAGAGGCCTCTGCGGCCATGCGCGCCGTTCCTTGGGCAATGCCACCGAGCGTTGTCGCTCGTTCAGCCAATAAATCCACGAAGCCCAGCACTTCCGTCGCTAGCTCATCAAACAGCAGATGCAGCTGGTAGAAGTTCATGCCCTTGACGTTCCAGTGAGCTTGCTTCACTTGGGTGTAAAGGTCGAGCGTGTCGGCCAGGTGCTGGTTCAACATGCCGATTAGCTGCGTGCGCTTCTCAGCAGGGATGTTGATGCGGCTCTGATACTGTGCGGTCTTTGCCGTCTTGGTCTGACTGACTGCCATCTTTAACTCTCCTGTCGCAGAGATACTAAAACGAACTCATTACGACTACGCTTAGTCTAGCAAGAAATGCCCTACTCTGTCAAAGGCGCAGTTGTCAAGCGTGCTTAAACCACGTCTGTAGGCGGAGTGAGATTAAGCTCCCATGATCTCGTAGCCACCGTCTACATAGATGATTTGGCCGGTGATGCCACTCGACAAGTCACTACACAAGAAGGCAGCCGTATTGCCCACTTCCAAGGGGGTAACCGAACGGCGGAGAGGCGCTACTTCTTCAACATGGTGGATCATGTCCAGGATGCCGCCAATTGCTGAGGATGCCAGTGTTCGAATCGGACCGGCAGAGATGGCATTCACGCGAATGTTTTGGGGGCCCAGCTCGGCAGCTAGATAGCGAGTGTTGCACTCAAGAGCGGCTTTAGCAGTGCCAGCTAGGTTATAGCCTGGGATCACCCGTACCCCGCCGAGGTAGCTGAGCGTTACTACGCTGCCTCCTTGAGTCATCAGGTGCTTTGTAGCTCCGCACAGTTGGACCAGTGAGTAGGCGCTGATATCAAGGGCTTGATTAAAGCCAGCGCGGGAGATGTCGCTGAAATTGCAAGTGAGGTCTTCTTTATTCACGAAAGCAAGGCAATGGATCAAGATATCCAGGCGACCCCACTTTTCCTGAATAGCAGCGACCATCTCCTCGATCTGCGCATCATTCTGGACATTGCAAGGCAGAAGCAAATCTGGGGCTAGTGGCTCGACCAACTCGGCAACCTTAGCGCGATAGCGATCTCGCTCATCGGGCAGGTAGGTGATAGCGAGGTTGGCTCCAGCCTTGTGCAAGGACTGGGCAATACCCCAGGCAATAGAACGATTGTTGGCAATGCCAGTGACCAGCGCATTTTTTCCGGTCAGGTCAAGCATGGATCTCTCCAGATCGGGTGGCGGCGTGACGAGATCTTACGATACAGCAGCCCTGCCTCTCTCCCGCTCCAGAATCCAGTCTCGTATCACCGCTCAGCAAAACTAAAGTCTGTTGTGATACCGTTTGGTCAAAATTGGTTACCTGTAATACAAACCGCAAGCCTTGAGTAGGTTTAAGTGATGAAAACTTAGTCAGGGCGTTCAGCAAGCCTTGAGATCATCCAGACCGGGAGGGATAGAGGTGGGGAAGGAACGATGGTTGTGACCCAAGATCGGCCTCTAGCGGCGGTTTTCCGCCAGATGAACAATGGTCTATTTCCGCCGATGGTGGAAACCTTCGAGCGGGGTAAGACAATCTTTTTCCCGGGTGACCCAGCGGAGCGAGTTTACTTTCTGCTCAAGGGAGCGGTCAAGCTTTCGCGGGTCTATGAAGCAGGTGAAGAAATCACCGTCGCCTTGCTACGCGAAAACAGTGTCTTCGGCGTGCTGTCTCTGATTACGGGCAACCGCTCTGACCGCTTCTATCACTCTGTGGCCTTCACCCCGGTGGAACTGGTTTCAGTGCCGATTGAGCAGGTGGAGAAAGCGCTCAAGGAAGACCCAGAACTCTCAATGGTGTTGCTGCGTGGCCTCTCCTCGCGCATTTTGCAAACCGAGATGATGATTGAGACCCTGGCCCACCGCGATATGGGCTCTCGTCTGGTGAGCTTCTTGCTGATCCTCTGCCGTGACTTTGGTGTGCCGGGCGCAGAGGGCGTCACCGTGGATCTGAAGCTCTCGCACCAAGCCATTGCTGAGGCTATTGGCTCTACGCGAGTTACCGTCACTCGGCTGCTGGGCGACTTGCGTAAGCAAAAGATGATCTCAATTCATAAGAAAAAGATCACGGTCCATAATCCAGTGCTGCTGGGCCGCCGTTTCACCTAATTTTTCAGGATCTCTAGAGGCGCAGCCTTCAGCTAGACTGCACCCATGACTTCAACTTTCATGCCCGATTTGTCCGCCCTGCTCCCCATCGCCCGCAACGCTGCTTGGGGCGCAGCCGATATTCTGCTGGAGCACTACAACGGCCACAGCGATTTGCAGGTAGACGAGAAGAAGGACGGCCCTGTTACGGCTGCAGATCTAGCCGTGAATCGTCATCTTCTGTCTACGCTTCAAACTGCCTTGGGCAATGAGCATTTTGCCTACCTCAGCGAGGAGACAGCTGACGTACCCAGCCGTTTTGAGAAACAGTGGGTTTGGATCATTGATCCGCTGGATGGCACTCGCGACTTTATTGACCGCACTGGCGAGTTTGCCGTTCATATTGCGCTGGTGCATCAAGGCCGTCCGGTATTGGCTGTCGTCGCTTATCCGATGGTGCAGAAGCTCTACACCGCTGTGCAAGGCCAGGGCAGTCAGGTAGAAACTCGGGATGGCACTGCTCATGCCTTGCAGGTGTCTGACCGGCAGCAGCCTGAGCAAATGCGTTTGATTGTGAGCCGCAGCCACCGGGACGGCAAGCTAGACCGCTTACTGGCCAAACTTCCAAAGGCGGACCAGCGGGCTGTTGGCAGCATTGGCTGTAAGTTCGCTTCGATCACAGAGCAGGAGACCGACTTCTACGTAGCCCTCTCTGGCAAAAGCGCACCCAAGGATTGGGATCTAGCTGCACCTGAACTAATTTTGACGGAAGCAGGTGGTCAGGTTAGCCGCTTTGACGGCAGCCTGCTGGAGTACAACCGCGCTGATGTGAGCCAATGGGGCGGCATCCTGGCCAGCAATGGCCATGCCCATAACAAGCTTTGTGCATTGGCAGAAGCAGCACTTGCAGAGGTGACATGAGAATGGCTGAGGGGTAACTTGGCTTAAGCTATACCAAGGCTTAGGCCAGCGGCTCCCCTCAATCTTCCAGGGATTTTCGTGTTGAACCTCGTTCAGCACCTCTAGGCTGCTTACCTGACATCAGAGGCTCTGTGAAGCTGAAGTGAGGCATCAGCCAACTTTCTTTTTGGCTGATGAAGACTCTGAGGAGAGTCCATTTCGAGTGTTTCAGTAAAAATACTAGTCACTTATTATCAGGCTGTGCAGCCAAAACTTCTGACGCTTTTTGCATCTACCCGTTGAATATGAGCATCTGCAACTATGGATATCATTGCTCAGTCTAGGGCAGATGGATTGCAGTATTAAGCAAGGAGTTGCATAAGCCAATGTAGAACGTTAAAGATACTCCTAGCCAGATTGCTAATCAGCTAGATGAGTTTCCTGATAACGCTCTAAAGGATTGTATATAGCTGGTGGACTTCTAGTTTCCACTTGCCTAGAGTTCAGTCGCACCCTAGCTGTTCTAGCTGAGGAGTACCTTGATGCATCTATTGCCAAAACTTGCCTGCAAAAACTATCTCGGCTTGGTTCAGCTACCCGCCGCTCTATTGTAAATACTTCTCGGGGTAGATGGCAATCTTCCTCTAGGTTCTGACTTTCACCGGCTACAGGCTTAGGTTGCTATCTCATTCATTGCAGACTTGCTTAGACAGACGCCGGGAGCGAACTGAGCAGGTTTAGCTTAGCAGTAGGCTGCTGTTGGACATTTGGCAAGATGTTCACTGTGTCTACTAAGCACTGTTACTCAGTTTTTTTGTAAGAATGCTTTCCGTCGCGCTTATTGCGCCTCCCTTTTTCAGGTTATTCGTCTGTATCTTTGATATTTCTAGATAAATTTAGAGCCTTAAGGCCTAAAAATTTAGGTCTTGACCTTAGCATCGGCATCCGTAAGTATTTGAGTTCAAAATAGGTCTGCTGATTATAGGGCGACGTCATTTGCTAGGAAACTCCCTCTCAATATTGATCAACCGGTTAGTACAAAGCCTCACCACCTTTGCATTAGTTGCAGCTATTGCTCGTCTGCTGGGACCGTATGAGTTGGGGCAATATTTGCTTGCCTTTGGCTATTACTACATCTTCATGTCTATCGCCTCTCAGGGGCTCAAGGTTCTATTTACGCGAGAACTATCACGTAATCTAGAAGAGGTACAGCTCTATCTAATCAACGGCACACTCCTACAGTTATTTGCAAGCCTTATCAGTTACGGAATATTAGTCATTACAGTATTTTTATTGCCTTATAACTCTGACACCTCTACTGCTTGCTATATCTTGGGCTTGATGGTCGTTCCCTTTTCTCTCTCCAATGTTACAGAGGCGATCTTTCAAGCGCAGGAACGCATGTACTTGATAACCCTCAGTACAGTACCTGTTTATATTTTGCGTCTACTCGTCATCATTTGGATAATGCAACAGGGCTACACTATCAACCTTGTATCCGCGATTCTAGTCCTTTCAGAAATTTTCATTCTTGTATTGCAATGGGGTCTGTTGATCCAAAAGATTAATCTAGAAAGACAGATTAATTGGAGTTTTATGCGGCGCAGCATAAAGGCTGCTCGCACTTTTTTCGCGATCGAAGCCATCGCTGTGCTCAAAGACCGAATGCAGCTGCTCATCCTCTCCTTAATAGGAGGTGAAATCGTAGTTGGACTCTACGGAGCGGTTATGCAATTGATGCAACCCTTTGAGATTATTGCTCATAGTCTTGCATTGGCTATTTTTCCAAGAATGAACAAGATAGTTGCAGCAGAGCCAGAAAAGCTGCGGGACCTTGTTGAAGGCGTCATTGAGATCTTGCTTAGTGTGGCCTTGCCACTAATCATTGGCCTGTTTTTTCTAGGGCGCGACTTATTGGTCTTTGTCTACGGCAATCCTAGCTTTGCTGATGCCGATACCGCTCTTAAGATAGTTGCCTTAGCACTTGTTGCATCATCTCTCATGAAGCCGCTCAGCTTGGCACTAGTGGCAAGTGGTTTTGAACGGATTAATCTACGTGAAGTGAGCGTCACTACTAGTATAGGGGGACTAATTAGCATAGTTCTAGTTACAGCCTATCAACTAACTGGCGCAGCTATAACAGCACTTCTCATGCAATTAATCGCTTGCGGCCAATATGTCTATCCTGTACATCGTCGTTTGTTTCCCATACGCTTCTGGCACGTTTTGCGCTACCCAATGCTAGCTAGCATATGGACTCTATGTGTGTTTCTAATCTTACAAAGAATCACTCAAGACCTTCTCATAACCATGCTTACTGCTACTTCTCTCTACTGTCTATTAATAATGACTCTCAGCATTTATGCTTTCGGAGGTCTAAATGCAGTTAAAGCTAAGTTGCGTCGTAGTTTGTAAATTCAAATCAAAGCCTCGCATAGTTTCAATAAACACTTTCAGATATTCTTATCGTAGATGTTGCTCATGAATGAAAGCAACCAAGTCTTAGTCAGTGCTGTAATCCCAACTTGCGGTCGGCCGCAGATTGTGTCTAGAGCAGTCAAAAGTGCCCTAGCCCAAAGCTTAAGCATGATTGAAGTCATTGTGGTTGTAGATGGCCCTGATGAAGCTACAGCTAGACACTTGGAACAAATTAATGATTCAAGATTGAGAGTAGTCGTATTGCCAGTGAATGTAGGGGCAGCAGGTGCTAGGAATGCTGGAGTTAGTGAAGCTAAGGGGAATTGGATCGCTTTTTTGGATGATGATGATGAATGGCTCCCTCAAAAGCTCGAATCTCAACTTCAAATTGCCAATCATTCAAAGCATACTTTTCCAATTGTTTATAGCCGCTTTATTTGGAAAACGGCAGAATCTGAATTCATTGGCCCCAGAAGAATACCAGCCCCTTATGAACACTTAGCTGACTATCTTTTTTTTCGGAAGTCTCTGTTCTATGGAGAAGCTTTTGTCAACACTTCCACACTCTTTGCAAAGAAAGAATTACTGCTCATAAATCCTCTCGACACAAGCTTACGCCGACATGAAGACTGGAATTGGGTGCTTCAGGTCAGTGCATTGGAAGGTGTAGGAATTCATTTCGCACCTGAACCCTTAGCGATTACTAATATAGAGACAGGGCGCAAGCGCTTAAGTAATATCAACGACTGGCAAGACTCTTTAAACTGGATTCGTTCAATTCGTTCTTTAGTGACTCCGTCTGCTTACTCGTGCTTTCTCCTAACCTTCGTGGGTTTGCAGGCAGCCTCAGAGCAAAACTGGAAGGTTTTCTGGTCTCTACTTAGGGAAGCTATAGAACTTGGTAAGCCTAGACCTATTGACTTTTTACTATATCTGTTGCGGTGGTTGATTCCTCAAGAGGTTCGACAATGGCTTCCAGCTATCTTCTCAAGACAACGTAAGGCAGAACTTAGACCGAACAGCCCGTTACAATAAATGCCCTGTTCTTTGTCTTACGTTAGGTTTAGCTAAATTGTCTGACTGTCAACAGTACAGGGTGGGTTGTGGATAGCAAATCTGTGGAGAAGGTCTCTCATCGTGGCTGGTTACTATTTTTAGTCATTGCTATCTTGGCAATGGGAATATTTTTTCGGTTCAGCAATCTAGATCGAAAAATTTATTGGCACGATGAAGCCTACACCTCGTTAAGAATTTCTGGTTACACAACAGCAGAGTTTTTCGAACAGGTCTATACAGGTTCTTCAATAGGCATTGAGAAGCTTCAAAAATACCAGAATCCTTCCTCTGACAAAGACATTATTGATACGGTTAAGAGCTTAGCTATAGAAGACGCTCAGCATCCACCCTTCTATTACATCATATTGCGGCTTTGGATAGGATGGTTTGGCAGTTCAGTTACGATCATCCGAAGTCTGTCAGCCGTCATCAGCTTACTAGCTTTTCCTTGTGTCTATTGGCTATGCCTGGAGTTATTTGGGTCATCCCTGTCTGGATGGATCGCGATCATATTATTAGCTGTCTCGCCGTTCCAGATCGTCTACGCCCAAGAAGCACGGGAATACAGCCTATGGGCAGTAACAATCTTAGTCGCAAGCTTAGTATTCCTAAAGGCTGTACGACTTAAAACAAAATCTTATTGGAGCATCTATGCAGCGACTGTGGCTATGAGTCTTTACACCTTTTTATTCTCTTTTTTCTTTTTAATTGGTCACGGAGCCTATATAATTGCGATCGAAAAGCTTCGATTCAATAGAACAGTTAGAGCTTATTTATTGGCATCCTTTGTAGGCTTTCTAGCTTTTGTGCCTTGGTTTCTAGTTGTCATTAAAGGTACTTCTCAAATATCTAGAACAACAAGTTGGATGGGCTCTCAAGAAACACCACCGCTCAACTCGATTAAAGTTCTTGCTCAAAATATTAGCCTGACTTTTTTTGATTTATATCTCGGCCAACATTTTAAACTTGACGGCTCTGGGCTCGATCTGTTGCTCTTGCCTCTTCTAATCCTAATAGGATACTCATTTTACTTTCTCTATAATAAAGGACCAAGATCGGCTTGGTTGTTTGTTGTTTTATTGACTTGGATTATACCGTTAGCATTAATACTCCCAGATCTTTTGTTGGGAGGACGACGATCAGCATGGCCTAGATTTATTTTTCCTTGCTCTTTAGGAATTCTGTTAGCTGTTACGTACCTCTTCACCATTCAAATCTCCTCGATTTATGCTGCTAGTTCTTGGCGGCGAAGAATCTGGCAAATTGCCATAACACTCCTGATCTCAGGAGAAGTTCTATCCTGTGCAGTTCATGTGCAAGCACAAGATTGGTGGAATAAGTACGGAGGTCAGCTAATCCTTGAAACAGCCTACGTTGTTAATCAGTCTAGTCAGCCACTTTTAATTAGCGACTCTTCCGATGGCAATACGATGGGTAGCCTACTATCTCTTAGTCATCTGCTAGAACCTAAAGTGAAAGTTCAATTAATTGTTGAGCCCAGCGTCCCCATTATTTCCAGCAACTTTAGCAATATATTTCTATATCAAGCCTCTGAAGCCACAAAGCAGAAATTAAAGAACGATTACGAGATAACGCCTCTTATAGAGCCAGTTTACGAGAGCGGGGCTCTGTATCAACTTAATAGAAAGAATGAAGCGTCGAAGCCAGCAGCCAGCAGCTAGCAAGAGTATTTTTTCTCCTCAATTCTGTATGCAGATCATTTCTCTACATCAGTTAAATGCCTAGCTTTTTACAAGTCAGTGCAGGTCCTTTCAATTTTAGCTAAAACAATGAAAAAAATTCTAAGACTTGCCGAACAGAGTTTTACAGTTCTGTCCCTGCTTCTCTATTCAGGAGGTCCCCTCACTGTACTCCTGTCAGGCGGCGTAAGCGAGGGAGATGGAAGGGCCGTACCAACCGAATATCCCTTGATTCAACTTCTTTTTTTAGTTGTTTATGCAATCACCCTCTTCTTACTCTCTAAACGGTGGAAAGACGTATTTACTGTAGTTTCTAAAAATAGGCTTATTGGGCTTTTTCTAGGGCTCGTCCTAGTCTCAGTTCTTTGGTCTTATGAACCAATGATGACCATACGTCGTAGCATAGCTCTAGCTGGAACCACTCTATTTGGAATTTATTTAGCCACACGCTACAGCTTGAAACAGCAGATACAGTTACTAGGCTGGATGTTTGGGCTAGCAATATTGCTGAGCCTAATATTTGCTCTGGCTCTGCCAAAATACGGAATTATGGGCGGAGTTCATACAGGGACTTGGCGAGGCATTTATTTACATAAAAATGCACTTGGCAAAGTTATGGTGCCAAGTGCGGCTATCTTTCTACTGCTTGCTCTTGACAATCCTAAAAAACAGCTTCTCTTTTGGGGTTGTTTTAGTTCTTCAATTATTCTTTTGCTGCTTTCAACCTCCAAAACTGCTTTGGTTAGCTTTGTATTTCTCTTAAGTGCACTTTGCTTATATCGGTTTTGGCAGAAGCACTATGACGTTATTTTTCCTGCACTACTAGCGATAACAGCAACGATTTGTATCAGCTTTTCTCCCCCGTTATTACCTCAGGTCAATGCTCTATTCAATGTGACAGAAGCTCCCCCTAGCCAAACAGTGACTCTGCCAAGCTCCTCCTCTGAGACCGTAACTACTTCCCCTAAATCTACTGACAAAGGCAAAACACTTCATGCTCGCAGCCAACTGTGGTCACTTGCGCTGGAAATGATCAGCAAGCGCCCTTGGTTGGGCTATGGATATGGAGCGTTTTGGTTGGGTAACGACGGTCCATCTGCCTACATTTGGAAGATTACCGACTGGATGCCCCCTAACTCACACAATGGCTGGCTAGATCTTTGGCTTGATCTAGGCATTTTCGGAATAGTGATCTACCTCATTGGTTTGTGGAAAACTTTAGCAAAGGCCTTAGCTCAGGTCCGTTTGAGTAGAACAGCAGAATACCTCTGGCCAATCGCGTACTTAACTTTTCTCATGCTTGTCAATTTGACTGAGAGCACATTAGTCGTTCAAAACAATCTTCTCTGGGTGCTCTATGTGGCAGTCGCTTTATCCACACTTACACCATCTGAACCAATAGTCTCTAAAAGCTGAACTAATGAACTCATTAAGGATCTTAATGCTGGGCGCTAGCCTGGATCAGAACGGGGGTATAGCAACTCTCGAAAAGCTCATCTTAAAGCACACGCCTTCTAATATCGAGATCCAACACGTCACTAGTCATGATGAAGGCAGCATTCTGCATCGAGTCATAGTCTTCACTAAAGCTCTATTAGCTTTACTGTGGAGACTGCTACGTCGAGACGTTGATCTTGTGCATATTCATCTGTCAGATGGTGGTAGTCTCTTGCGCAAAGCGATGCTAACCCTCTTAGCTTCTCTGTTTCGCATACCCGTGTTGATGCATGCTAACGGAGCTGAATTTCATTTTACTTATGCTAGCCTCCCTAAAGGAGCACAGCAGTGTTTAAGTAGTATATTTCGCCAATGTCGCGGCTTTATTGCTGTTACCCAACTCTGGAAAGATTATTACATCACCAATTTGGGTTTGAACGAGGAACAAGTTTTCGTTCTACCCAATCCGGCAGAACTACCGGCTCAAGTTCCCAACCGCACGGGCGTCACTAAAATTAAGCTGATTTTCTGTGGACGGATTGGACAGCGGAAGGGAGCCTTTGATTTAATCAGAGCATTTGCCCAATTGCCTGATGAACTTAAACAAAACTCTCAACTGATTCTGGCTGGTGATGGTGAGATCGAGGAAGGACAACAACTAGCAATAACCCTTAATGTCCAGAACTCCATCACTTTTCTCGGCTGGGTTAACGCAGAGACCCGTGATGCGCTGTTAACAGAAGCAGATGTATTTATCTTGCCCTCCTATAACGAGGGTCTGCCACTAGCCTTAATCGAAGCAATGGGTTGGGGCTTACCTGTAATCACTACACCAGTGTCTGGCATCCCGGAACTAGTGACCTCAACAGAGAATGGTTTATTAGTTGAACCCGGTGATATTCAACAACTATCCGAGGCAATGCAAGCCTTGATTAAGGATGAGGCTTTAAGGCTAGCCTTAGGAAGCGCTGCCCGGAAAACTGTTGCTCCACTTGATGTAAAAAACTTCTTCTGCCGCTTGACTGAGATCTACCGCTTAGTTGTAGCAAAACGCTATTCAAGTTCAGCTCAAGCAACTTTGTAAAGTCAAGGCTGTTCTTAGCCTTAGGGATGCATTTACCAGCCCCAGAGTGAGCTTATCTCTCTGCTCTGTAGTTTCATTATCCCGAGGTCCTTCATGAAGATCACGATTGGTGGCGCCAAGATTGATAAATACAGTTTCGACGAAGTGGTTGAGCGCATTGTCGAGCATAGCCTTTCGGGAGGTCTACCAGAATATGTTGTTACTCCTAACGCACAGCATATTCTGACCCTCCAAAAAGACACTTATTTCCGTGAGATTTATGATAAAGCTTTCTTGTCAGTGCCAGATGGGGTCCCGCTACTATGGGCAGCTAAGATTTTAAAAACTCCCTTGAAGGGCCGAGTCAATGGGACAGATTTATTTGAGAGGCTTTCTTGCGTCGCGGCGGAGAAAGGGTTGAGAGTATTTTTGCTAGGCGGTCGCCCTGGCGCAGCAGACAAAGCGAGTGAAATTCTTCGGGCACGGCATCCAAACATCAAAATTGTTGGTACTTATTGTCCAGCTTACGGGTTTGAGTCAAAGCCAACAGAATTGGCTTTGATTAACAGCAAAATCCAAGCGGCGGCTCCTCATATTCTCTTCGTGGGTTTAGGAGCCCCCAAACAGGAGTATTGGATATACAACAATTATCAAAAGCTTGGGGTTCCCATTTCAGTTGGCATTGGAGTCAGCTTTGAGCTCGTAGCTGGCATGGTGCAAAGGGCACCGCTCTGGATGCAGAAGAGAGGTCTAGAATGGCTTTTCCGCCTAATTGTTGAGCCAAAGCGTCTGTGGCAACGCTACGTTATTGGAAACCCCCGCTTTATCTGGTTAATATTTCGGCAGCGGCTCGCTGTCTCTAGGTTGAATTGGAGATCATTTTAGACAAGGGCTGGTTTTGTCCTTACTGCCAACAAGAATTCAGCCTCTTCTAAACTCGTCGTGAACTCACAACAAGCATCAACGGTCTCATGACACCAATCTTAGGCCCTTGGTGCTTAACCCATTTTTAAAGCCTCAATAGCCCTGTAGAAGCGAATACAACTCCACGGTCAGCTAGTTCTATAGTCTCAGTTGGAGCAAAGGCAGTTTCTTATAACCTTAGCAGAGGCTCTCATTGCTTAACGTGCTTAAAATCAATACCGGTTCTGCATCTTTACTCAAATTAGTTGAAAAGGGATTCGTTGTTTTATCAATCTTGTTTCTCTCTAACACAGTCCTTTATATTTTCCGAGAATCTAAATGGCTTTCACTTCCCCAGCTCAATAATGTAATCAAATTGGGTGTTTTTGGTGTTGCAGTCGTTAGTTTTCTATTGTTGATTCAAGAGCCGAAAAAGCTTTTCTCTGTTGTGCGTCAAGAGAAGCTTTTATGGATTCTGTTAGCCATTGCCTTGAGCTCAGTGTTATGGTCCTACGCCCCGACAGCAACCCTACGTCAGGTTACATCCTTAATTAGTTCAACTTTGTTTGGCATCT
The Leptolyngbya sp. FACHB-261 DNA segment above includes these coding regions:
- the dps gene encoding DNA starvation/stationary phase protection protein Dps translates to MAVSQTKTAKTAQYQSRINIPAEKRTQLIGMLNQHLADTLDLYTQVKQAHWNVKGMNFYQLHLLFDELATEVLGFVDLLAERATTLGGIAQGTARMAAEASALPEYPLGAVEGREHVEALVERYGQYSSRIRTAIDDSDSLGDKDTADLYTEISRAVDMRLWFLEAHLQSSATLD
- the fabI gene encoding enoyl-ACP reductase FabI, with amino-acid sequence MLDLTGKNALVTGIANNRSIAWGIAQSLHKAGANLAITYLPDERDRYRAKVAELVEPLAPDLLLPCNVQNDAQIEEMVAAIQEKWGRLDILIHCLAFVNKEDLTCNFSDISRAGFNQALDISAYSLVQLCGATKHLMTQGGSVVTLSYLGGVRVIPGYNLAGTAKAALECNTRYLAAELGPQNIRVNAISAGPIRTLASSAIGGILDMIHHVEEVAPLRRSVTPLEVGNTAAFLCSDLSSGITGQIIYVDGGYEIMGA
- the ntcA gene encoding global nitrogen regulator NtcA, with the translated sequence MVVTQDRPLAAVFRQMNNGLFPPMVETFERGKTIFFPGDPAERVYFLLKGAVKLSRVYEAGEEITVALLRENSVFGVLSLITGNRSDRFYHSVAFTPVELVSVPIEQVEKALKEDPELSMVLLRGLSSRILQTEMMIETLAHRDMGSRLVSFLLILCRDFGVPGAEGVTVDLKLSHQAIAEAIGSTRVTVTRLLGDLRKQKMISIHKKKITVHNPVLLGRRFT
- a CDS encoding 3'(2'),5'-bisphosphate nucleotidase CysQ produces the protein MTSTFMPDLSALLPIARNAAWGAADILLEHYNGHSDLQVDEKKDGPVTAADLAVNRHLLSTLQTALGNEHFAYLSEETADVPSRFEKQWVWIIDPLDGTRDFIDRTGEFAVHIALVHQGRPVLAVVAYPMVQKLYTAVQGQGSQVETRDGTAHALQVSDRQQPEQMRLIVSRSHRDGKLDRLLAKLPKADQRAVGSIGCKFASITEQETDFYVALSGKSAPKDWDLAAPELILTEAGGQVSRFDGSLLEYNRADVSQWGGILASNGHAHNKLCALAEAALAEVT
- a CDS encoding oligosaccharide flippase family protein, producing the protein MLGNSLSILINRLVQSLTTFALVAAIARLLGPYELGQYLLAFGYYYIFMSIASQGLKVLFTRELSRNLEEVQLYLINGTLLQLFASLISYGILVITVFLLPYNSDTSTACYILGLMVVPFSLSNVTEAIFQAQERMYLITLSTVPVYILRLLVIIWIMQQGYTINLVSAILVLSEIFILVLQWGLLIQKINLERQINWSFMRRSIKAARTFFAIEAIAVLKDRMQLLILSLIGGEIVVGLYGAVMQLMQPFEIIAHSLALAIFPRMNKIVAAEPEKLRDLVEGVIEILLSVALPLIIGLFFLGRDLLVFVYGNPSFADADTALKIVALALVASSLMKPLSLALVASGFERINLREVSVTTSIGGLISIVLVTAYQLTGAAITALLMQLIACGQYVYPVHRRLFPIRFWHVLRYPMLASIWTLCVFLILQRITQDLLITMLTATSLYCLLIMTLSIYAFGGLNAVKAKLRRSL
- a CDS encoding glycosyltransferase family 2 protein, which gives rise to MNESNQVLVSAVIPTCGRPQIVSRAVKSALAQSLSMIEVIVVVDGPDEATARHLEQINDSRLRVVVLPVNVGAAGARNAGVSEAKGNWIAFLDDDDEWLPQKLESQLQIANHSKHTFPIVYSRFIWKTAESEFIGPRRIPAPYEHLADYLFFRKSLFYGEAFVNTSTLFAKKELLLINPLDTSLRRHEDWNWVLQVSALEGVGIHFAPEPLAITNIETGRKRLSNINDWQDSLNWIRSIRSLVTPSAYSCFLLTFVGLQAASEQNWKVFWSLLREAIELGKPRPIDFLLYLLRWLIPQEVRQWLPAIFSRQRKAELRPNSPLQ
- a CDS encoding glycosyltransferase family 39 protein, producing MDSKSVEKVSHRGWLLFLVIAILAMGIFFRFSNLDRKIYWHDEAYTSLRISGYTTAEFFEQVYTGSSIGIEKLQKYQNPSSDKDIIDTVKSLAIEDAQHPPFYYIILRLWIGWFGSSVTIIRSLSAVISLLAFPCVYWLCLELFGSSLSGWIAIILLAVSPFQIVYAQEAREYSLWAVTILVASLVFLKAVRLKTKSYWSIYAATVAMSLYTFLFSFFFLIGHGAYIIAIEKLRFNRTVRAYLLASFVGFLAFVPWFLVVIKGTSQISRTTSWMGSQETPPLNSIKVLAQNISLTFFDLYLGQHFKLDGSGLDLLLLPLLILIGYSFYFLYNKGPRSAWLFVVLLTWIIPLALILPDLLLGGRRSAWPRFIFPCSLGILLAVTYLFTIQISSIYAASSWRRRIWQIAITLLISGEVLSCAVHVQAQDWWNKYGGQLILETAYVVNQSSQPLLISDSSDGNTMGSLLSLSHLLEPKVKVQLIVEPSVPIISSNFSNIFLYQASEATKQKLKNDYEITPLIEPVYESGALYQLNRKNEASKPAASS
- a CDS encoding O-antigen ligase codes for the protein MKKILRLAEQSFTVLSLLLYSGGPLTVLLSGGVSEGDGRAVPTEYPLIQLLFLVVYAITLFLLSKRWKDVFTVVSKNRLIGLFLGLVLVSVLWSYEPMMTIRRSIALAGTTLFGIYLATRYSLKQQIQLLGWMFGLAILLSLIFALALPKYGIMGGVHTGTWRGIYLHKNALGKVMVPSAAIFLLLALDNPKKQLLFWGCFSSSIILLLLSTSKTALVSFVFLLSALCLYRFWQKHYDVIFPALLAITATICISFSPPLLPQVNALFNVTEAPPSQTVTLPSSSSETVTTSPKSTDKGKTLHARSQLWSLALEMISKRPWLGYGYGAFWLGNDGPSAYIWKITDWMPPNSHNGWLDLWLDLGIFGIVIYLIGLWKTLAKALAQVRLSRTAEYLWPIAYLTFLMLVNLTESTLVVQNNLLWVLYVAVALSTLTPSEPIVSKS